A window of Acidimicrobiales bacterium contains these coding sequences:
- a CDS encoding ABC transporter ATP-binding protein, which yields MLANDAVNLTVDEGEVVALLGENGAGKSTLMNVLFGLYHADEGEILIDDEPLRLASPNDSIAAGIGMVHQHFMLVPVFTVAENVILGNETTGPLGVIKSRDAEASVREISEQYGLQVDPTAIVETLPIGIQQRVEIIKVLARDARFLVLDEPTAVLTPNEVEELFEIVDALRADGKGIVFISHKLKEVLAIADRIVVMRQGRTVAEADPATTDENELASLMVGRDVDLVVKKEPARPGDPVLKVSGLTVLDDRGRVAVDSVDFEIRSGEIIGVAGVQGNGQTELVEALTGLRDPLAGHIELRGEDITTATPREIFEAGVAHVPEDRQRSGLVLPFTVTENVVLNRYYKAPFSNGVSLDWSKAEEEATRLVDEYDVRTPSIDTPLSSLSGGNQQKVIAAREFDRDIDLVIASQPTRGIDVGSIEYIHSRIVAERDAGAAVLIVSSELDEVTALADRLMVMFEGRIVATLDPTKVSNTEIGLYMTGSGNPGSPSPEAATEVAP from the coding sequence GTGCTCGCGAACGATGCGGTCAACCTGACCGTCGACGAGGGCGAAGTGGTGGCGCTGCTCGGCGAGAACGGGGCCGGCAAGTCGACCCTGATGAACGTGCTGTTCGGCCTGTACCACGCCGACGAGGGCGAGATCCTGATCGACGACGAGCCGCTGCGACTCGCGTCGCCCAACGACTCGATCGCGGCCGGCATCGGCATGGTGCACCAACACTTCATGCTCGTCCCGGTTTTCACCGTTGCCGAGAACGTCATCCTCGGCAACGAGACCACCGGCCCACTCGGCGTCATCAAGTCCCGCGACGCCGAAGCCTCGGTGCGGGAGATCTCCGAGCAGTACGGTCTCCAGGTCGATCCGACGGCGATCGTGGAGACCCTGCCGATCGGGATCCAGCAGCGCGTCGAGATCATCAAGGTGCTCGCTCGCGACGCTCGGTTCCTCGTCCTCGACGAACCCACGGCAGTCCTCACTCCGAACGAGGTCGAGGAGCTCTTCGAGATCGTCGACGCGCTGCGAGCCGATGGCAAGGGCATCGTTTTCATCAGTCACAAGCTGAAGGAAGTGCTCGCCATCGCCGACCGCATCGTCGTGATGCGCCAGGGTCGCACCGTCGCGGAAGCCGATCCGGCCACCACCGACGAGAACGAACTGGCGAGCCTGATGGTCGGCCGCGACGTCGACCTCGTAGTGAAGAAGGAGCCGGCCCGGCCCGGCGATCCCGTGCTGAAGGTCTCCGGCCTCACGGTCCTCGACGACCGCGGCCGCGTCGCGGTCGACTCGGTCGACTTCGAGATCCGATCCGGGGAGATCATCGGCGTCGCAGGCGTGCAGGGCAACGGGCAGACCGAGCTGGTCGAGGCGCTCACCGGTCTTCGTGACCCTCTCGCCGGCCACATCGAGCTCAGGGGCGAGGACATCACGACCGCCACCCCGCGCGAGATCTTCGAAGCCGGGGTGGCGCACGTTCCCGAGGATCGTCAGCGAAGTGGTCTGGTGCTTCCGTTCACCGTCACCGAGAACGTCGTCCTCAACCGCTACTACAAGGCGCCGTTCTCCAACGGCGTGTCGCTCGATTGGTCCAAGGCCGAGGAGGAGGCAACGCGCCTGGTCGACGAGTACGACGTGCGCACCCCGTCGATCGACACCCCGTTGTCGTCCTTGAGTGGCGGCAACCAACAAAAGGTCATCGCCGCCCGGGAGTTCGACCGCGACATCGATCTCGTCATCGCCTCGCAGCCCACTCGCGGCATCGACGTCGGATCGATCGAGTACATCCACAGCCGCATCGTCGCCGAGCGAGACGCGGGCGCTGCGGTACTCATCGTCAGCTCCGAGCTCGACGAGGTCACTGCCCTGGCCGACCGCTTGATGGTGATGTTCGAGGGCCGCATCGTGGCGACGCTCGACCCCACGAAGGTCTCCAACACCGAGATCGGGCTCTACATGACCGGCTCCGGAAACCCCGGTTCCCCAAGCCCCGAGGCAGCGACAGAGGTGGCACCGTGA